One Maribacter sp. HTCC2170 genomic window, TTAAAAAAACCTACCGCAAGAAAGAAGGGCTCATCTTTCATTTTCAATTGCCTTAGCTTTGAGATAGATAATTCTGCTGTTAGCCCATCAACATAACCATCGTCTTTCACATTGCCGGCTTCATAAGGTTTTACATTCTTGTCAAGGCTTTGACGGTTTTCGCCATTCGCATATCCAAAAAAAGCGTTCCAACCTGTTTTCCATTTTCCGCTATTAAAAACCAGCTCATTCCAGCTATGTGGCAATTCTCTTTTATCTGAGATTTCTTCGGTATACCCATATAAAAAACCATCGGCGGAGTGACTAATCTTTCCTATTCCCACAGTATAATAACCGTTTCTTTTTAGATGATGAATAAAGGTCTCAGGAACTTTTGTTTCTGATTTATCCGACAATTCAGCTTCAATTGCTCTGTTGGAAAGATGAATGGGTTTGCTTGGTCGCATTCCTGTTAATAAGCTATACCGAGAAGCTCCACAAGTTGGCACTTGAACAAAATGATTGTTAAAAACAGTTCCTTCATTGGCCAATTTGTCCATGTTGGGAGTAAAGGCAATGTCATTTCCATAAGCACCAATTTCAGGGCGTAGGTCATCTACTGCGATAAATAGGATATTGGGTTGTTCTTGTTTGTCTTGGCAACCAAAAAAAGGAAATAGGAATAAAAGACCTATTATTAGAACAACGTAGGTTCTCATATTAGGATTAAGATTATCGCCAACAAGGCAGGGAATGCTTGTACAAAGAATATTTTTTTAGAAGCAGTCAAAGCACCGTAAATTCCAGCAACTGCAACGCAACCCAAAAAGAACAATGAGATGTTCATTTTCCAGATTGGATCTTCAATAAAGAAAGTCCAAATGAGCCCTGCCGCCAAAAACCCATTGTATAATCCTTGGTTTGCCGCCAAAGGTTTTGTTGGCTCAAACAGTTCTGGCGGAAAGTTTCTAAAAATTTTTCTCCCTTTGGTTGTCCAAGCGAACATCTCGAACCACATAAAATAGAGGTGTAGAATGGCAACTAAAGCAATCAAGATTTGAATTATATAAACCATGTTTTATTCGTCTAATGTAAAGCGTTCATCAACTGGCATAACAGTACCACAATTAT contains:
- a CDS encoding DUF1304 domain-containing protein, whose product is MVYIIQILIALVAILHLYFMWFEMFAWTTKGRKIFRNFPPELFEPTKPLAANQGLYNGFLAAGLIWTFFIEDPIWKMNISLFFLGCVAVAGIYGALTASKKIFFVQAFPALLAIILILI